One Clarias gariepinus isolate MV-2021 ecotype Netherlands chromosome 5, CGAR_prim_01v2, whole genome shotgun sequence genomic region harbors:
- the gmppaa gene encoding mannose-1-phosphate guanyltransferase alpha-A — translation MVKAVILIGGPQKGTRFRPLSFEVPKPLFPVAGVPMLQHHIEACAKVPNMKEILLIGFYQPNEELNRFLSSAQQEFKIPVRYLQEYAALGTGGGIYHFRDQILSGAPQEFFVLNADVCSEFPLEDMLRFQKEHGDARSFIILATTANRKQSLNYGCIVENEHTNEVLHYVEKPSTFVSDVINCGIYLFTPEIFRHIGAVFHKNQQDMALDEQCNGWQRAEVIRLEQDIFTALAAQEKLYVYKTDRFWSQIKSAGSAIYASRLYLNQYHKTHPERLATSKDGGPKIIGNVYVHPTANIDPTAVLGPNVSIGTGVTIGAGVRVRESIILHGATLQDHSCVLNSIIGWDSTIGKWARVEGTPSDPNPNDPYAKIDSETLFRDGKLTPSITILGCNVTIPSEVIILNSIVLPHKDLNRSFKNQIIL, via the exons ATGGTGAAGGCTGTTATACTCATCGGAGGACCTCAGAAAg gtacGCGGTTCCGCCCGCTCTCCTTCGAGGTTCCTAAACCGCTGTTCCCTGTGGCAGGAGTTCCCATGCTGCAGCACCACATCGAGGCCTGCGCTAAG GTGCCGAACATGAAGGAGATCTTACTGATCGGGTTTTACCAGCCGAACGAGGAGCTGAACCGCTTCTTATCTTCAGCACAGCAGGAGTTTAAAATCCCTGTGAg GTACCTGCAGGAGTACGCCGCCCTGGGGACCGGAGGAGGAATCTACCACTTCAGAGATCAGATCCTGTCCGGGGCTCCTCAGGAGTTCTTCGTCCTGAACGCAGACGTCTGCTCCGAGTTCCCCCTGGAGGACATGCTGCGCTTCCAGAAGGAGCACGGGGACGCACGCAGCTTCATCATCCTCGCCACCACC GCTAACAGGAAACAGTCACTGAACTACGGCTGCATTGTAGAGAACGAACACACCAATGAG GTGCTGCACTACGTGGAGAAGCCGAGCACGTTCGTCAGTGATGTCATCAACTGTGGGATTTACCTCTTCACCCCGGAGATCTTCAGGCACATCGGAGCCGTGTTTCACAAGAACCAGCAGGACATGGCGCT AGATGAGCAGTGTAACGGCTGGCAGAGAGCCGAGGTGATCCGTCTGGAGCAGGACATCTTCACGGCTCTGGCGGCTCAGGAGAAACTCTACGTGTACAAAACCGACCGGTTCTGGAGTCAGATTAAATCTGCAGG ATCAGCGATCTACGCCAGTCGTCTGTATCTAAACCAGTACCATAAGACCCACCCTGAGAGACTGGCCACCAGTAAGGACGGGGGACCCAAAATAATCG GAAATGTTTACGTCCACCCGACAGCTAACATCGACCCCACGGCTGTG TTGGGTCCAAACGTGTCGATAGGCACCGGAGTGACGATCGGGGCCGGGGTTCGAGTCAGAGAGTCCATCATCCTCCACGGAGCCACCTTACAG gaCCACAGCTGTGTGTTAAACAGTATAATCGGGTGGGACAGCACCATCGGGAAGTGGGCGAGAGTGGAGGGAACCCCGAGTGACCCGAACCCTAACGACCCGTACGCCAAAATCGACAGCGAGACTCTGTTCAGAGACGGGAAACTGACACCATCCATCACCATCCTAG GCTGTAACGTGACGATCCCGTCTGAAGTGATCATCCTCAACTCCATCGTCCTGCCGCACAAAGACCTCAACCGCAGTTTCAAAAACCAGATCATCCTGTGA
- the si:ch1073-416j23.1 gene encoding rac GTPase-activating protein 1 isoform X2, whose translation MGEEFIRELLSLCLHRLALEQNSSSELEFIEVVRNFEVVRKKWLHAELELKKYKELLMKSDVARAALEVKLKHARNQVDVEIKKRYKVEADYQYLERQMLLMTEILAQDSKSNACLNEEQRSMLANFHHRGANITQHRGKRLSVIDESSFLSHSDISYDRTDDDVDLDSPAVVKPLKSRPREKRRSSMGPIGALPLQKRGRLGGRSGDLLSVRPSEKEVEATVVTASVTTPDNGGQIHMVIDITQETAEPTRTRADPLPPVSDQTSVWAHSEITEVDMAIPMDETCAEPQVPLSVQPFVNTNIQNANIQQNANVQNANIQPNANVQNANIQQNANVQNANIQQNGYVQNANVQNANIQQHANIQNANVQYNIIQHIFLPKTVIRPETCSPCRKRIRFGKVAVKCRDCRVIAHPECKHLCVEKCSPSTQGAVQSTKVTLESFCPSSPPRIPPLIIQCVKEIERRGLEERGLYRVPGGERAVKELRERYLSAKGPLLLQRVDEVHVVCGLLKDFLRKLQEPLVTFALHKTFMEAAELADDDNSSAMMIQAIGELPQPNRETLAFLMLHLQRVTLSPQCQMDQNNLARVFGPTIIGHGMAEPSPLTIMRDTNTQPKVVLRLLSLSPDYWNGLLTAAGDQHGSHTPSERVQPGSHTHPERDQLISSVVRSNISKSTTPSADRDRMFKPVTSPELSKYSRTPGGSSFKGRIKTLGSAFNNTTKPKPEPAKKKFFTSPK comes from the exons ATGGGAGAGGAGTTCATCAGGGAGCTGCTGAGTCTGTGTTTACACCGGCTGGCTTTAGAGcagaacagcagctctgagCTCG AGTTTATTGAGGTGGTGAGGAACTTCGAGGTGGTCAGGAAGAAATGGCTCCACGCTGAGCTCGAGCTGAAGAAATACAAAGAGCTGCTGATGAAGTCGGACGTGGCTCGAGCCGCCCTGGAGGTCAAACTCAAACACGCCCGCAATCAGGTGGACGTGGAGATCAAGAAACGTTATAAAGTCGAAGCTGACTATCAGTACTTG GAGCGTCAGATGCTGCTGATGACTGAAATTCTCGCTCAGGACAGCAAATCAAACGCCTGCCTTAATGAGGAACAGAGGAGCATGCTGGCCAACTTCCATCACAGAGGAGCAAACATCACACAGCACAGAGGCAAAcg CTTATCGGTGATCGACGAGTCATCTTTTCTGTCTCATTCTGACATCAGCTACGACCGGACGGATGACGATGTG GATTTGGACAGTCCGGCTGTTGTGAAGCCTCTGAAGTCGAGACCTCGCGAGAAAAGA CGCTCATCGATGGGGCCAATCGGCGCACTTCCATTACAGAAACGTGGGCGACTCGGTGGACGTTCTGGAGATCTGCTCAGTGTGAGACCGTCCGAGAAG gaAGTGGAAGCGACAGTGGTTACAGCATCAGTCACTACCCCTGATAATGGTGGTCAGATCCACATGGTGATCGATATCACTCAGGAAACAGCAGAGCCGACCCGAACCCGAGCTGATCCCCTCCCTCCTGTGAGCG ACCAGACATCAGTGTGGGCTCACTCTGAAATCACTGAGGTTGATATGGCTATACCAATGGATGAGACTTGTGCTGAACCCCAAGTTCCTCTGTCTGTGCAACCATTTGTGAACACTAATATCCAGAATGCTAACATTCAGCAGAATGCTAATGTCCAGAATGCTAACATTCAGCCGAATGCTAACGTCCAGAATGCTAACATTCAGCAGAATGCTAACGTCCAGAATGCTAACATTCAGCAGAATGGTTACGTCCAGAATGCTAACGTCCAGAATGCTAACATCCAGCAGCATGCTAACATCCAGAATGCTAACGTCCAGTACAATATTATCCAGCACATCTTCCTGCCCAAAACT GTGATCCGTCCGGAGACCTGCAGTCCCTGTAGGAAGAGGATCCGTTTTGGGAAAGTGGCGGTGAAGTGCAGGGACTGCCGTGTGATCGCTCATCCTGAGTGTAAACACCTGTGTGTGGAAAAATGTTCCCCTAGCACACAGGGAGCTGTCCAGTCTACTaag GTGACGTTGGAGAGTTTTTGTCCCTCCTCTCCTCCCCGGATCCCACCGCTGATTATCCAGTGTGTTAAGGAGATCGAACGGCGCGGCCTTGAGGAg AGGGGTCTGTACCGTGTGCCAGGAGGCGAGCGGGCAGTGAAGGAGTTACGTGAGCGCTACCTCAGTGCTAAAGGTCCTCTGCTGCTGCAGCGGGTGGACGAGGTTCACGTGGTGTGTGGGCTCCTGAAGGACTTCCTGAGGAAACTCCAAGAGCCGCTCGTCACCTTCGCGCTCCACAAGACCTTTATGGAGGCAGCAG AACTAGCGGACGATGATAACAGCTCGGCGATGATGATCCAGGCCATCGGAGAACTTCCACAGCCGAACAGGGAGACTCTCGCCTTCCTGATGCTCCATCTACAGAG GGTGACTCTCAGTCCTCAGTGTCAGATGGATCAGAATAATTTGGCTCGTGTGTTCGGACCCACCATCATCGGGCACGGCATGGCCGAACCATCTCCGCTCACCATCATGAGGGACACCAACACGCAGCCCAAG GTAGTGTTGCGGCTGCTCTCTTTGTCCCCTGATTACTGGAACGGTCTCCTAACTGCAGCGGGGGATCAGCACGGATCTCACACACCTTCTGAGAGGGTTCAGCCtggatctcacacacacccggAGAGAGATCAGCTCATCTCTTCAGTCGTACGTTCAAACATCAGCAAGTCCACCACTCCATCCGCAGACCGAG atcGCATGTTTAAGCCCGTCACCTCTCCTGAGCTGAGTAAATACAGCAGGACTCCAGGCGGCTCGTCCTTCAAGGGCCGGATCAAGACCCTGGGCAGCGCTTTCAACAACAC AACCAAACCGAAACCTGAACCGGCCAAAAAGAAGTTCTTTACATCACCAAAGTGA
- the si:ch1073-416j23.1 gene encoding rac GTPase-activating protein 1 isoform X3, which translates to MGEEFIRELLSLCLHRLALEQNSSSELEFIEVVRNFEVVRKKWLHAELELKKYKELLMKSDVARAALEVKLKHARNQVDVEIKKRYKVEADYQYLERQMLLMTEILAQDSKSNACLNEEQRSMLANFHHRGANITQHRGKRLSVIDESSFLSHSDISYDRTDDDVDLDSPAVVKPLKSRPREKRRSSMGPIGALPLQKRGRLGGRSGDLLSVRPSEKEVEATVVTASVTTPDNGGQIHMVIDITQETAEPTRTRADPLPPVSDQTSVWAHSEITEVIRPETCSPCRKRIRFGKVAVKCRDCRVIAHPECKHLCVEKCSPSTQGAVQSTKVTLESFCPSSPPRIPPLIIQCVKEIERRGLEERGLYRVPGGERAVKELRERYLSAKGPLLLQRVDEVHVVCGLLKDFLRKLQEPLVTFALHKTFMEAAELADDDNSSAMMIQAIGELPQPNRETLAFLMLHLQRVTLSPQCQMDQNNLARVFGPTIIGHGMAEPSPLTIMRDTNTQPKVVLRLLSLSPDYWNGLLTAAGDQHGSHTPSERVQPGSHTHPERDQLISSVVRSNISKSTTPSADRDRMFKPVTSPELSKYSRTPGGSSFKGRIKTLGSAFNNTTKPKPEPAKKKFFTSPK; encoded by the exons ATGGGAGAGGAGTTCATCAGGGAGCTGCTGAGTCTGTGTTTACACCGGCTGGCTTTAGAGcagaacagcagctctgagCTCG AGTTTATTGAGGTGGTGAGGAACTTCGAGGTGGTCAGGAAGAAATGGCTCCACGCTGAGCTCGAGCTGAAGAAATACAAAGAGCTGCTGATGAAGTCGGACGTGGCTCGAGCCGCCCTGGAGGTCAAACTCAAACACGCCCGCAATCAGGTGGACGTGGAGATCAAGAAACGTTATAAAGTCGAAGCTGACTATCAGTACTTG GAGCGTCAGATGCTGCTGATGACTGAAATTCTCGCTCAGGACAGCAAATCAAACGCCTGCCTTAATGAGGAACAGAGGAGCATGCTGGCCAACTTCCATCACAGAGGAGCAAACATCACACAGCACAGAGGCAAAcg CTTATCGGTGATCGACGAGTCATCTTTTCTGTCTCATTCTGACATCAGCTACGACCGGACGGATGACGATGTG GATTTGGACAGTCCGGCTGTTGTGAAGCCTCTGAAGTCGAGACCTCGCGAGAAAAGA CGCTCATCGATGGGGCCAATCGGCGCACTTCCATTACAGAAACGTGGGCGACTCGGTGGACGTTCTGGAGATCTGCTCAGTGTGAGACCGTCCGAGAAG gaAGTGGAAGCGACAGTGGTTACAGCATCAGTCACTACCCCTGATAATGGTGGTCAGATCCACATGGTGATCGATATCACTCAGGAAACAGCAGAGCCGACCCGAACCCGAGCTGATCCCCTCCCTCCTGTGAGCG ACCAGACATCAGTGTGGGCTCACTCTGAAATCACTGAG GTGATCCGTCCGGAGACCTGCAGTCCCTGTAGGAAGAGGATCCGTTTTGGGAAAGTGGCGGTGAAGTGCAGGGACTGCCGTGTGATCGCTCATCCTGAGTGTAAACACCTGTGTGTGGAAAAATGTTCCCCTAGCACACAGGGAGCTGTCCAGTCTACTaag GTGACGTTGGAGAGTTTTTGTCCCTCCTCTCCTCCCCGGATCCCACCGCTGATTATCCAGTGTGTTAAGGAGATCGAACGGCGCGGCCTTGAGGAg AGGGGTCTGTACCGTGTGCCAGGAGGCGAGCGGGCAGTGAAGGAGTTACGTGAGCGCTACCTCAGTGCTAAAGGTCCTCTGCTGCTGCAGCGGGTGGACGAGGTTCACGTGGTGTGTGGGCTCCTGAAGGACTTCCTGAGGAAACTCCAAGAGCCGCTCGTCACCTTCGCGCTCCACAAGACCTTTATGGAGGCAGCAG AACTAGCGGACGATGATAACAGCTCGGCGATGATGATCCAGGCCATCGGAGAACTTCCACAGCCGAACAGGGAGACTCTCGCCTTCCTGATGCTCCATCTACAGAG GGTGACTCTCAGTCCTCAGTGTCAGATGGATCAGAATAATTTGGCTCGTGTGTTCGGACCCACCATCATCGGGCACGGCATGGCCGAACCATCTCCGCTCACCATCATGAGGGACACCAACACGCAGCCCAAG GTAGTGTTGCGGCTGCTCTCTTTGTCCCCTGATTACTGGAACGGTCTCCTAACTGCAGCGGGGGATCAGCACGGATCTCACACACCTTCTGAGAGGGTTCAGCCtggatctcacacacacccggAGAGAGATCAGCTCATCTCTTCAGTCGTACGTTCAAACATCAGCAAGTCCACCACTCCATCCGCAGACCGAG atcGCATGTTTAAGCCCGTCACCTCTCCTGAGCTGAGTAAATACAGCAGGACTCCAGGCGGCTCGTCCTTCAAGGGCCGGATCAAGACCCTGGGCAGCGCTTTCAACAACAC AACCAAACCGAAACCTGAACCGGCCAAAAAGAAGTTCTTTACATCACCAAAGTGA
- the si:ch1073-416j23.1 gene encoding rac GTPase-activating protein 1 isoform X4, which yields MKSDVARAALEVKLKHARNQVDVEIKKRYKVEADYQYLERQMLLMTEILAQDSKSNACLNEEQRSMLANFHHRGANITQHRGKRLSVIDESSFLSHSDISYDRTDDDVDLDSPAVVKPLKSRPREKRRSSMGPIGALPLQKRGRLGGRSGDLLSVRPSEKEVEATVVTASVTTPDNGGQIHMVIDITQETAEPTRTRADPLPPVSDQTSVWAHSEITEVDMAIPMDETCAEPQVPLSVQPFVNTNIQNANIQQNANVQNANIQPNANVQNANIQQNANVQNANIQQNGYVQNANVQNANIQQHANIQNANVQYNIIQHIFLPKTVWISTSLVFMTLPHLEIMIVPFCPFFVLSLSRLFPLYPSAQVIRPETCSPCRKRIRFGKVAVKCRDCRVIAHPECKHLCVEKCSPSTQGAVQSTKVTLESFCPSSPPRIPPLIIQCVKEIERRGLEERGLYRVPGGERAVKELRERYLSAKGPLLLQRVDEVHVVCGLLKDFLRKLQEPLVTFALHKTFMEAAELADDDNSSAMMIQAIGELPQPNRETLAFLMLHLQRVTLSPQCQMDQNNLARVFGPTIIGHGMAEPSPLTIMRDTNTQPKVVLRLLSLSPDYWNGLLTAAGDQHGSHTPSERVQPGSHTHPERDQLISSVVRSNISKSTTPSADRDRMFKPVTSPELSKYSRTPGGSSFKGRIKTLGSAFNNTTKPKPEPAKKKFFTSPK from the exons ATGAAGTCGGACGTGGCTCGAGCCGCCCTGGAGGTCAAACTCAAACACGCCCGCAATCAGGTGGACGTGGAGATCAAGAAACGTTATAAAGTCGAAGCTGACTATCAGTACTTG GAGCGTCAGATGCTGCTGATGACTGAAATTCTCGCTCAGGACAGCAAATCAAACGCCTGCCTTAATGAGGAACAGAGGAGCATGCTGGCCAACTTCCATCACAGAGGAGCAAACATCACACAGCACAGAGGCAAAcg CTTATCGGTGATCGACGAGTCATCTTTTCTGTCTCATTCTGACATCAGCTACGACCGGACGGATGACGATGTG GATTTGGACAGTCCGGCTGTTGTGAAGCCTCTGAAGTCGAGACCTCGCGAGAAAAGA CGCTCATCGATGGGGCCAATCGGCGCACTTCCATTACAGAAACGTGGGCGACTCGGTGGACGTTCTGGAGATCTGCTCAGTGTGAGACCGTCCGAGAAG gaAGTGGAAGCGACAGTGGTTACAGCATCAGTCACTACCCCTGATAATGGTGGTCAGATCCACATGGTGATCGATATCACTCAGGAAACAGCAGAGCCGACCCGAACCCGAGCTGATCCCCTCCCTCCTGTGAGCG ACCAGACATCAGTGTGGGCTCACTCTGAAATCACTGAGGTTGATATGGCTATACCAATGGATGAGACTTGTGCTGAACCCCAAGTTCCTCTGTCTGTGCAACCATTTGTGAACACTAATATCCAGAATGCTAACATTCAGCAGAATGCTAATGTCCAGAATGCTAACATTCAGCCGAATGCTAACGTCCAGAATGCTAACATTCAGCAGAATGCTAACGTCCAGAATGCTAACATTCAGCAGAATGGTTACGTCCAGAATGCTAACGTCCAGAATGCTAACATCCAGCAGCATGCTAACATCCAGAATGCTAACGTCCAGTACAATATTATCCAGCACATCTTCCTGCCCAAAACTGTATGGATTTCTACCTCACTAGTATTTATGACACTTCCACATTTGGAGATCATGATTGTGCCTTTCTGTCCCTTCTTTGTCCTCTCCCTGTCTCGTCTCTTTCCTCTCTATCCCTCTGCACAGGTGATCCGTCCGGAGACCTGCAGTCCCTGTAGGAAGAGGATCCGTTTTGGGAAAGTGGCGGTGAAGTGCAGGGACTGCCGTGTGATCGCTCATCCTGAGTGTAAACACCTGTGTGTGGAAAAATGTTCCCCTAGCACACAGGGAGCTGTCCAGTCTACTaag GTGACGTTGGAGAGTTTTTGTCCCTCCTCTCCTCCCCGGATCCCACCGCTGATTATCCAGTGTGTTAAGGAGATCGAACGGCGCGGCCTTGAGGAg AGGGGTCTGTACCGTGTGCCAGGAGGCGAGCGGGCAGTGAAGGAGTTACGTGAGCGCTACCTCAGTGCTAAAGGTCCTCTGCTGCTGCAGCGGGTGGACGAGGTTCACGTGGTGTGTGGGCTCCTGAAGGACTTCCTGAGGAAACTCCAAGAGCCGCTCGTCACCTTCGCGCTCCACAAGACCTTTATGGAGGCAGCAG AACTAGCGGACGATGATAACAGCTCGGCGATGATGATCCAGGCCATCGGAGAACTTCCACAGCCGAACAGGGAGACTCTCGCCTTCCTGATGCTCCATCTACAGAG GGTGACTCTCAGTCCTCAGTGTCAGATGGATCAGAATAATTTGGCTCGTGTGTTCGGACCCACCATCATCGGGCACGGCATGGCCGAACCATCTCCGCTCACCATCATGAGGGACACCAACACGCAGCCCAAG GTAGTGTTGCGGCTGCTCTCTTTGTCCCCTGATTACTGGAACGGTCTCCTAACTGCAGCGGGGGATCAGCACGGATCTCACACACCTTCTGAGAGGGTTCAGCCtggatctcacacacacccggAGAGAGATCAGCTCATCTCTTCAGTCGTACGTTCAAACATCAGCAAGTCCACCACTCCATCCGCAGACCGAG atcGCATGTTTAAGCCCGTCACCTCTCCTGAGCTGAGTAAATACAGCAGGACTCCAGGCGGCTCGTCCTTCAAGGGCCGGATCAAGACCCTGGGCAGCGCTTTCAACAACAC AACCAAACCGAAACCTGAACCGGCCAAAAAGAAGTTCTTTACATCACCAAAGTGA
- the si:ch1073-416j23.1 gene encoding rac GTPase-activating protein 1 isoform X1 codes for MGEEFIRELLSLCLHRLALEQNSSSELEFIEVVRNFEVVRKKWLHAELELKKYKELLMKSDVARAALEVKLKHARNQVDVEIKKRYKVEADYQYLERQMLLMTEILAQDSKSNACLNEEQRSMLANFHHRGANITQHRGKRLSVIDESSFLSHSDISYDRTDDDVDLDSPAVVKPLKSRPREKRRSSMGPIGALPLQKRGRLGGRSGDLLSVRPSEKEVEATVVTASVTTPDNGGQIHMVIDITQETAEPTRTRADPLPPVSDQTSVWAHSEITEVDMAIPMDETCAEPQVPLSVQPFVNTNIQNANIQQNANVQNANIQPNANVQNANIQQNANVQNANIQQNGYVQNANVQNANIQQHANIQNANVQYNIIQHIFLPKTVWISTSLVFMTLPHLEIMIVPFCPFFVLSLSRLFPLYPSAQVIRPETCSPCRKRIRFGKVAVKCRDCRVIAHPECKHLCVEKCSPSTQGAVQSTKVTLESFCPSSPPRIPPLIIQCVKEIERRGLEERGLYRVPGGERAVKELRERYLSAKGPLLLQRVDEVHVVCGLLKDFLRKLQEPLVTFALHKTFMEAAELADDDNSSAMMIQAIGELPQPNRETLAFLMLHLQRVTLSPQCQMDQNNLARVFGPTIIGHGMAEPSPLTIMRDTNTQPKVVLRLLSLSPDYWNGLLTAAGDQHGSHTPSERVQPGSHTHPERDQLISSVVRSNISKSTTPSADRDRMFKPVTSPELSKYSRTPGGSSFKGRIKTLGSAFNNTTKPKPEPAKKKFFTSPK; via the exons ATGGGAGAGGAGTTCATCAGGGAGCTGCTGAGTCTGTGTTTACACCGGCTGGCTTTAGAGcagaacagcagctctgagCTCG AGTTTATTGAGGTGGTGAGGAACTTCGAGGTGGTCAGGAAGAAATGGCTCCACGCTGAGCTCGAGCTGAAGAAATACAAAGAGCTGCTGATGAAGTCGGACGTGGCTCGAGCCGCCCTGGAGGTCAAACTCAAACACGCCCGCAATCAGGTGGACGTGGAGATCAAGAAACGTTATAAAGTCGAAGCTGACTATCAGTACTTG GAGCGTCAGATGCTGCTGATGACTGAAATTCTCGCTCAGGACAGCAAATCAAACGCCTGCCTTAATGAGGAACAGAGGAGCATGCTGGCCAACTTCCATCACAGAGGAGCAAACATCACACAGCACAGAGGCAAAcg CTTATCGGTGATCGACGAGTCATCTTTTCTGTCTCATTCTGACATCAGCTACGACCGGACGGATGACGATGTG GATTTGGACAGTCCGGCTGTTGTGAAGCCTCTGAAGTCGAGACCTCGCGAGAAAAGA CGCTCATCGATGGGGCCAATCGGCGCACTTCCATTACAGAAACGTGGGCGACTCGGTGGACGTTCTGGAGATCTGCTCAGTGTGAGACCGTCCGAGAAG gaAGTGGAAGCGACAGTGGTTACAGCATCAGTCACTACCCCTGATAATGGTGGTCAGATCCACATGGTGATCGATATCACTCAGGAAACAGCAGAGCCGACCCGAACCCGAGCTGATCCCCTCCCTCCTGTGAGCG ACCAGACATCAGTGTGGGCTCACTCTGAAATCACTGAGGTTGATATGGCTATACCAATGGATGAGACTTGTGCTGAACCCCAAGTTCCTCTGTCTGTGCAACCATTTGTGAACACTAATATCCAGAATGCTAACATTCAGCAGAATGCTAATGTCCAGAATGCTAACATTCAGCCGAATGCTAACGTCCAGAATGCTAACATTCAGCAGAATGCTAACGTCCAGAATGCTAACATTCAGCAGAATGGTTACGTCCAGAATGCTAACGTCCAGAATGCTAACATCCAGCAGCATGCTAACATCCAGAATGCTAACGTCCAGTACAATATTATCCAGCACATCTTCCTGCCCAAAACTGTATGGATTTCTACCTCACTAGTATTTATGACACTTCCACATTTGGAGATCATGATTGTGCCTTTCTGTCCCTTCTTTGTCCTCTCCCTGTCTCGTCTCTTTCCTCTCTATCCCTCTGCACAGGTGATCCGTCCGGAGACCTGCAGTCCCTGTAGGAAGAGGATCCGTTTTGGGAAAGTGGCGGTGAAGTGCAGGGACTGCCGTGTGATCGCTCATCCTGAGTGTAAACACCTGTGTGTGGAAAAATGTTCCCCTAGCACACAGGGAGCTGTCCAGTCTACTaag GTGACGTTGGAGAGTTTTTGTCCCTCCTCTCCTCCCCGGATCCCACCGCTGATTATCCAGTGTGTTAAGGAGATCGAACGGCGCGGCCTTGAGGAg AGGGGTCTGTACCGTGTGCCAGGAGGCGAGCGGGCAGTGAAGGAGTTACGTGAGCGCTACCTCAGTGCTAAAGGTCCTCTGCTGCTGCAGCGGGTGGACGAGGTTCACGTGGTGTGTGGGCTCCTGAAGGACTTCCTGAGGAAACTCCAAGAGCCGCTCGTCACCTTCGCGCTCCACAAGACCTTTATGGAGGCAGCAG AACTAGCGGACGATGATAACAGCTCGGCGATGATGATCCAGGCCATCGGAGAACTTCCACAGCCGAACAGGGAGACTCTCGCCTTCCTGATGCTCCATCTACAGAG GGTGACTCTCAGTCCTCAGTGTCAGATGGATCAGAATAATTTGGCTCGTGTGTTCGGACCCACCATCATCGGGCACGGCATGGCCGAACCATCTCCGCTCACCATCATGAGGGACACCAACACGCAGCCCAAG GTAGTGTTGCGGCTGCTCTCTTTGTCCCCTGATTACTGGAACGGTCTCCTAACTGCAGCGGGGGATCAGCACGGATCTCACACACCTTCTGAGAGGGTTCAGCCtggatctcacacacacccggAGAGAGATCAGCTCATCTCTTCAGTCGTACGTTCAAACATCAGCAAGTCCACCACTCCATCCGCAGACCGAG atcGCATGTTTAAGCCCGTCACCTCTCCTGAGCTGAGTAAATACAGCAGGACTCCAGGCGGCTCGTCCTTCAAGGGCCGGATCAAGACCCTGGGCAGCGCTTTCAACAACAC AACCAAACCGAAACCTGAACCGGCCAAAAAGAAGTTCTTTACATCACCAAAGTGA